In Amycolatopsis methanolica 239, a single genomic region encodes these proteins:
- a CDS encoding PAC2 family protein — MSDPADAIPQPEPPDSEDTTARDRVMILAFEGWNDAGDAASTALEHLQLSWDAKPLAELEPDDYYDFQVSRPTVRMVDGVTRRVEWPTTRLAICHPPGYDQDIVLVTGPEPNMRWRAFCRELLGHIEDLGVTTVVTLGALLADTAHTRPVPVTGTAYDPEAAARFGLERSRYQGPTGIVGILQDACVQAGIPAISIWAAVPHYVSHPPSPKATLALLHKLEDVLDVEVPLGALPEQAEEWQQTVSEMAEEDEEIAEYVRSLEERGDAETAITLEESSGEKIAAEFERYLRRRRPGAEGPGPAGR; from the coding sequence GTGAGTGACCCAGCCGACGCGATCCCACAGCCCGAGCCCCCGGACTCGGAGGACACCACGGCCAGGGACCGGGTGATGATCCTGGCCTTCGAAGGCTGGAACGACGCAGGTGACGCGGCCAGCACGGCCCTGGAGCACCTCCAGCTGAGCTGGGACGCCAAGCCGCTCGCCGAGCTCGAGCCGGACGACTACTACGACTTCCAGGTCAGCCGCCCGACGGTCCGGATGGTGGACGGTGTCACCCGCAGGGTGGAATGGCCGACCACGCGACTGGCGATCTGCCACCCGCCCGGCTACGACCAGGACATCGTGCTGGTGACCGGCCCCGAGCCGAACATGCGGTGGCGTGCCTTCTGCCGCGAGCTGCTCGGCCACATCGAGGACCTGGGGGTGACCACCGTCGTCACGCTCGGCGCGCTGCTGGCCGACACCGCCCACACCCGCCCGGTCCCGGTCACCGGCACCGCCTACGACCCGGAGGCCGCGGCCCGGTTCGGGCTGGAGCGCAGCCGCTACCAGGGTCCGACGGGCATCGTGGGCATCCTGCAGGACGCGTGCGTGCAGGCGGGCATCCCGGCGATCTCCATCTGGGCCGCGGTGCCGCACTACGTGTCCCATCCGCCCTCGCCGAAGGCGACGCTGGCGCTGCTGCACAAGCTCGAGGACGTCCTGGACGTCGAGGTGCCGCTGGGCGCGCTGCCCGAGCAGGCCGAGGAGTGGCAGCAGACGGTCAGCGAGATGGCCGAGGAGGACGAGGAGATCGCCGAGTACGTCCGGTCCCTGGAGGAGCGTGGCGACGCCGAGACCGCGATCACCCTGGAGGAGTCCAGCGGCGAGAAGATCGCCGCCGAGTTCGAGCGTTACCTGCGGCGGCGCCGACCGGGCGCGGAGGGACCTGGACCGGCAGGCCGGTGA
- a CDS encoding MFS transporter, whose amino-acid sequence MSGRPARAALYVGGLLGPFGAGVVSSMLPELSASFGVSPGTAASSLTAYLLPFALVMLVSGTYGARWGPVRTIRIAYAGYVLAAALSALAPWFWLFQVTRGLQGVANAFTTPLLLTKLAAITPAERLGRALGTFGAMQALGQTSAPLVGGLAAEGDWRWAFAGIAVVALVLAASPLPPDEPGAGRDSRLRDAWRPVVLWAGGVVFLAWACLAGLPFLVAFRVDDLFALPPGVRGLVLTAYGIAGFVAARLVGAASDRFGPRVAVAAGLLLGAAAMASIGLLPSLPMVTVAWAVGGVCGQLVLVGINATVLGGEGNGRSGAISVVTALRFLGMSASPAVFTALYHTSPALSFLVAAGVLAATVPLLALRPRSEDAA is encoded by the coding sequence GTGAGCGGGCGGCCCGCCCGCGCCGCGCTCTACGTCGGTGGCCTCCTCGGACCGTTCGGGGCCGGGGTGGTGTCGTCGATGCTGCCCGAGCTGTCGGCGAGCTTCGGCGTGTCGCCGGGGACCGCGGCGTCGTCACTGACGGCCTACCTGCTGCCGTTCGCGCTGGTCATGCTCGTGTCGGGAACCTACGGCGCACGCTGGGGCCCGGTGCGCACGATCCGGATCGCCTACGCCGGCTACGTCCTGGCGGCGGCGCTGTCCGCGCTCGCGCCGTGGTTCTGGCTGTTCCAGGTCACCCGCGGGCTGCAGGGCGTGGCCAACGCGTTCACCACGCCGCTGCTGCTGACCAAGCTGGCGGCGATCACCCCGGCGGAGCGGCTCGGCCGGGCGCTCGGCACGTTCGGGGCGATGCAGGCGCTCGGGCAGACGTCCGCGCCGCTGGTCGGCGGGCTGGCCGCGGAGGGCGACTGGCGGTGGGCGTTCGCCGGGATCGCCGTGGTCGCGCTGGTGCTGGCGGCGAGCCCGCTGCCGCCGGACGAGCCGGGGGCCGGGCGGGACTCGCGGTTGCGGGACGCGTGGCGTCCGGTCGTGCTGTGGGCCGGCGGCGTGGTGTTCCTGGCCTGGGCGTGCCTGGCCGGGCTGCCGTTCCTGGTGGCGTTCCGGGTCGACGACCTGTTCGCGCTGCCGCCGGGCGTGCGCGGGCTGGTGCTGACGGCCTACGGGATCGCCGGGTTCGTCGCCGCACGGCTGGTCGGCGCCGCGTCGGACCGGTTCGGGCCGCGGGTGGCGGTGGCCGCCGGGTTGCTGCTGGGGGCGGCGGCGATGGCCTCGATCGGGCTGTTGCCGTCGCTGCCCATGGTGACGGTCGCGTGGGCGGTCGGCGGGGTGTGCGGGCAGCTGGTGCTGGTCGGGATCAACGCGACGGTGCTCGGCGGGGAGGGCAACGGGCGCAGCGGCGCGATCTCGGTGGTCACCGCGCTGCGGTTCCTCGGCATGTCCGCCTCCCCCGCCGTCTTCACCGCGCTCTACCACACCAGCCCCGCGCTGAGCTTCCTCGTCGCGGCCGGCGTGCTGGCCGCGACGGTGCCGCTGCTGGCGTTGCGGCCGAGGTCAGAGGATGCGGCGTAG
- a CDS encoding metallophosphoesterase family protein — protein MPHLFATSDLHVTHNGNAPLIDEVRPDSPEDWLLVAGDVAEKIDAVTTTLATLKQRFAEVVWVPGNHELWTVPRDGDELRGEARYRHLVERCREIGVRTPEDHYLVWPHADRPLAIAPLFLLYDYSWRTPQAEDASLAEALDQAREAGVVCTDEFYLHPDPFPTRQDWCADRLKFSEQRLDAIPADHGTVLMSHWPLHRHPTAPLRWPEFALWCGTTRTEDWHLRYRAEVAVFGHLHIPRTTWADGVRFEEVSLGYPREWRKRARGPVPLRRIL, from the coding sequence GTGCCCCACCTCTTCGCCACCAGCGACCTCCACGTCACCCACAACGGCAACGCGCCGCTGATTGACGAAGTCCGCCCGGACTCGCCGGAGGACTGGCTGCTGGTCGCGGGTGACGTCGCCGAGAAGATCGACGCGGTCACCACCACGCTGGCCACCCTCAAGCAGCGCTTCGCCGAGGTGGTGTGGGTCCCGGGCAACCACGAACTGTGGACCGTCCCGCGCGACGGCGACGAACTGCGCGGTGAGGCCCGCTACCGGCACCTGGTCGAGCGCTGCCGCGAGATCGGCGTCCGCACCCCGGAGGACCACTACCTGGTCTGGCCCCATGCGGACCGGCCGCTCGCCATCGCCCCGCTGTTCCTGCTTTACGACTACAGCTGGCGCACCCCGCAGGCCGAAGACGCGTCCCTGGCCGAGGCGCTGGACCAGGCCCGCGAGGCCGGAGTGGTGTGCACCGACGAGTTCTACCTGCACCCCGACCCGTTCCCCACCCGCCAGGACTGGTGCGCCGACCGGCTCAAGTTCAGCGAGCAGCGCCTGGACGCCATCCCGGCCGACCACGGCACGGTCCTGATGTCGCACTGGCCGCTGCACCGCCACCCGACCGCGCCCCTGCGCTGGCCGGAGTTCGCGCTGTGGTGCGGCACCACCCGCACCGAGGACTGGCACCTGCGCTACCGCGCGGAGGTCGCCGTGTTCGGGCACCTGCACATCCCGCGCACCACCTGGGCCGACGGCGTCCGCTTCGAAGAGGTGTCGCTCGGCTACCCGCGCGAATGGCGCAAACGCGCCCGCGGCCCGGTCCCGCTACGCCGCATCCTCTGA
- a CDS encoding MFS transporter, giving the protein MPSPLRNPAFARLWAAGVCAETAEWMLQVALPLHIFALTGSPAATAATMAAGVLPAVLLSPVARVLADRRNRRALLAAVCAGQAVVAVPLLSSSLPVIYLVMALQSGLAAVFEPARSALVPVLVPGRTTAANGALGVGTCVARLAGSALGGVLLGLAGLGAVVVAYAAALVAAIGFLATRFAEPRPVHRAPAVRAWLDGLADIRRDHRLRLVIFMTALMSVGQGMFVVLFVLFVSGPLGQGEAETGLLRGVQAIGGLAAGLALATIARNAAPARLLAWGAVAFGLTAAVIWNATALTSAFGVYIGLFIAVGVPVVVLNAGLLSVVQTVSPPGSTGRVLSTGFAVQALAQVAGMLGAGALVGPLGLTPLLNFQAALNLAAGALGVAVLVRRMTTVDPCPTSSPPATSTSPTTATRR; this is encoded by the coding sequence ATGCCCAGCCCACTGAGAAACCCCGCCTTCGCGCGTCTCTGGGCCGCCGGCGTGTGCGCCGAGACCGCGGAGTGGATGCTGCAGGTCGCGCTGCCGCTGCACATCTTCGCACTCACCGGCTCGCCCGCGGCGACAGCCGCCACCATGGCCGCCGGCGTGCTGCCCGCCGTCCTGCTCAGCCCGGTCGCCAGGGTGCTCGCCGATCGCCGGAACCGGCGCGCCCTGCTCGCCGCGGTGTGCGCGGGCCAGGCGGTCGTCGCGGTGCCGCTCCTCAGCAGCAGCCTGCCGGTGATCTACCTCGTCATGGCGCTGCAGTCCGGTCTCGCCGCGGTGTTCGAGCCCGCCCGCAGCGCGCTCGTCCCTGTGCTGGTGCCCGGACGGACCACCGCCGCCAACGGGGCGCTCGGCGTCGGCACGTGCGTCGCCCGGCTCGCGGGCAGCGCGCTCGGCGGGGTGCTGCTCGGCCTCGCCGGCCTCGGCGCCGTCGTCGTCGCGTACGCCGCTGCCCTCGTGGCCGCGATCGGCTTCCTCGCAACCCGCTTCGCCGAACCCCGGCCTGTGCACCGGGCCCCGGCGGTCCGGGCCTGGCTCGACGGGCTCGCCGACATCCGCCGCGATCACCGGCTCCGGCTGGTGATCTTCATGACCGCCCTGATGTCCGTGGGGCAGGGGATGTTCGTCGTCCTGTTCGTCCTCTTCGTCAGCGGCCCGCTCGGCCAGGGCGAAGCCGAAACCGGGCTGTTGCGCGGTGTCCAGGCCATCGGCGGGCTGGCCGCGGGCCTCGCCCTCGCCACGATCGCCCGCAACGCCGCCCCCGCGCGGCTGCTCGCCTGGGGCGCCGTCGCGTTCGGTCTCACCGCCGCCGTCATCTGGAACGCCACGGCGCTGACCAGCGCGTTCGGCGTCTACATCGGACTGTTCATCGCCGTCGGGGTCCCAGTCGTCGTGCTCAACGCCGGGCTGCTCTCGGTCGTCCAGACCGTCAGCCCGCCCGGCAGCACCGGCCGCGTGCTCAGCACCGGCTTCGCCGTGCAGGCATTGGCCCAGGTCGCTGGCATGCTCGGCGCGGGCGCGCTCGTCGGCCCGCTCGGCCTGACCCCGCTGCTGAACTTCCAGGCCGCGCTGAACCTCGCGGCCGGCGCGCTCGGGGTCGCCGTGCTGGTGCGGCGGATGACTACGGTGGACCCGTGCCCCACCTCTTCGCCACCAGCGACCTCCACGTCACCCACAACGGCAACGCGCCGCTGA
- a CDS encoding ABC-F family ATP-binding cassette domain-containing protein codes for MSLRVHELSFSYGHRVLFDRFEFAADPGQRVGLVGENGAGKSTLLKLLAGAEIPHGGTVHTGPDVGFLHQELPYPAQTPLSAVVDDALAGIRRAARRLDRLAQAVSADPSEAVLAEYGEALEWAQAHDIWDADRRAAVVLDGLGVGGIDRPVGELSGGQRSRLGLAALLIRQPATLLLDEPTNHLDDPAMEFLERHLTGLSGTVVLASHDRVFLDAVCSAIVDLDPALGGPARYGGAYRDYLRHKRTERARWEQRHAEEHAELRRLKESVAVTARAVAHDRPPRDNAKMLYDFKTGRVQKQISRRVRNAQQRLDELTANQVRKPPPPLRFAGALTAPAGEDELILAARGIHVPGRLELSELDVTASARLLVTGGNGAGKSTLLTVLAGGLAQQAVQRRKGLRTGMLAQDVTLPDPARTPRRLYAEAAGPDSPALTDLGLIAPRDLDRPAGLLSVGQRRRLALAILIARPPDLLLLDEPTNHISLTLAEELFDALGSAPGAVVLASHDRWLRREWDGATLRLEQGRTV; via the coding sequence ATGTCATTGCGCGTTCACGAGCTGTCCTTCTCCTACGGCCACCGCGTCCTGTTCGACCGCTTCGAGTTCGCCGCCGACCCCGGCCAGCGGGTCGGCCTGGTCGGCGAGAACGGAGCGGGCAAGTCCACGCTGCTGAAACTCCTGGCGGGCGCCGAGATCCCACACGGCGGCACCGTCCACACCGGACCCGACGTGGGCTTCCTGCACCAGGAACTCCCCTACCCCGCCCAGACCCCGCTCTCCGCGGTCGTCGACGACGCGCTGGCCGGCATCCGCCGCGCGGCGCGGCGCCTGGACCGGCTCGCCCAGGCCGTCTCGGCCGATCCGTCGGAGGCGGTCCTCGCCGAGTACGGCGAGGCCTTGGAATGGGCCCAGGCACACGACATCTGGGACGCCGACCGCCGCGCCGCGGTCGTCCTGGACGGCCTCGGGGTCGGCGGGATCGACCGGCCGGTCGGCGAGCTGTCCGGCGGGCAGCGGTCCCGGCTCGGGCTGGCGGCACTGCTCATCCGGCAGCCGGCCACGCTGCTGCTCGACGAGCCGACCAACCACCTCGACGACCCGGCGATGGAGTTCCTCGAACGCCACCTCACCGGGCTGTCCGGGACGGTGGTGCTCGCCTCGCACGACCGGGTCTTCCTGGACGCGGTGTGCTCGGCGATCGTCGACCTCGATCCCGCGCTCGGCGGGCCGGCCCGCTACGGCGGCGCCTACCGGGACTACCTGAGGCACAAGCGCACCGAACGCGCCCGATGGGAGCAGCGCCACGCCGAGGAGCACGCCGAGCTGAGGCGGTTGAAGGAGTCGGTCGCGGTCACCGCGCGTGCCGTCGCCCACGACCGTCCGCCGAGGGACAACGCGAAGATGCTGTACGACTTCAAGACCGGCCGGGTGCAGAAGCAGATCTCCCGGCGGGTCCGCAACGCGCAGCAGCGGCTCGACGAGCTCACCGCCAACCAGGTGCGCAAGCCCCCGCCGCCACTGCGGTTCGCGGGCGCGCTCACCGCACCGGCCGGCGAGGACGAGCTGATCCTCGCCGCCCGCGGGATCCACGTGCCGGGACGGCTGGAACTGTCCGAACTGGACGTCACGGCGTCGGCGCGGCTCCTGGTCACCGGTGGCAACGGCGCGGGCAAATCGACGCTGCTCACCGTGCTGGCCGGCGGGCTGGCCCAGCAAGCGGTGCAACGCCGGAAGGGCCTGCGCACCGGGATGCTCGCGCAGGACGTGACCCTGCCCGACCCGGCGCGCACACCGCGGCGGCTCTATGCCGAGGCGGCCGGCCCGGACTCCCCCGCGCTGACCGACCTCGGCCTGATCGCGCCACGGGACCTCGACCGGCCGGCCGGACTGCTGTCGGTCGGCCAGCGGCGGCGGCTCGCGCTGGCGATCCTGATCGCCCGGCCACCGGACCTGCTGCTGCTCGACGAGCCGACGAACCACATCTCGCTCACGCTCGCCGAGGAGCTGTTCGACGCGCTCGGCTCGGCGCCCGGCGCCGTCGTCCTCGCCAGCCACGACCGGTGGCTGCGCCGGGAGTGGGACGGTGCGACCCTGCGGCTTGAACAGGGCCGCACCGTATAG
- the mshC gene encoding cysteine--1-D-myo-inosityl 2-amino-2-deoxy-alpha-D-glucopyranoside ligase — MKTWSSVPLPYVPGTPRALRLYDTATGQVRPTTPGKTARMYVCGITPYDATHLGHAATYLAFDLVNRVWRDSGHTVHYVQNVTDIDDPLLERAERDQDDWVVLGLRETALFREDMEALRVLPPKQFVGAVESIPEIVEVISKLLAHGAAYRADDPEYPDIYFDRSATGRFGYESNYDGETMAKFFAERGGDPDRPGKRDPLDALLWRAARRGEPSWESELGPGRPGWHIECSAIAVNRLGMGFDVQGGGSDLIFPHHEYSAAHAEALSGEHPFARHYVHSGMIGLDGEKMSKSRGNLVFVSRLRADGVDPNAIRLALFAGHYRSDRSWTDDLLTTAQQRLARWREAATLPAGPEADDTVARLRDHLADDLDTVNAMRAIDAWADEALRQGGRDTGAPGLIRVAVDALLGVEL; from the coding sequence ATGAAGACTTGGTCCTCGGTACCCCTGCCCTACGTGCCGGGCACGCCACGCGCGCTGCGGTTGTACGACACGGCCACCGGGCAGGTGCGCCCCACCACGCCGGGCAAGACCGCGCGCATGTACGTCTGCGGCATCACCCCGTACGACGCCACGCACCTCGGTCACGCGGCGACCTACCTCGCGTTCGACCTGGTCAACCGGGTGTGGCGGGACAGCGGGCACACGGTGCACTACGTGCAGAACGTGACCGACATCGACGACCCGCTGCTGGAGCGCGCCGAGCGGGACCAGGACGACTGGGTGGTCCTCGGCCTGCGCGAGACCGCCCTGTTCCGCGAGGACATGGAGGCGCTGCGGGTGCTGCCGCCGAAGCAGTTCGTCGGTGCGGTGGAGAGCATCCCGGAGATCGTCGAGGTCATCTCGAAGCTGCTCGCGCACGGCGCGGCCTACCGGGCCGACGACCCGGAGTACCCGGACATCTACTTCGACCGCTCGGCCACCGGCCGCTTCGGCTACGAGTCGAACTACGACGGCGAGACCATGGCGAAGTTCTTCGCCGAGCGCGGCGGCGACCCGGACCGCCCCGGCAAGCGCGACCCGTTGGACGCGCTGCTGTGGCGCGCCGCCCGGCGGGGTGAGCCGTCCTGGGAGTCCGAGCTGGGCCCCGGCCGTCCCGGCTGGCACATCGAGTGCAGCGCGATCGCGGTCAACCGGCTCGGCATGGGCTTCGACGTGCAGGGCGGCGGCTCGGACCTGATCTTCCCGCACCACGAGTACAGCGCCGCGCACGCCGAGGCGCTGTCCGGCGAGCACCCGTTCGCCCGCCACTACGTGCACAGCGGCATGATCGGCCTGGACGGCGAGAAGATGTCCAAGTCGCGCGGCAACCTCGTGTTCGTGTCGCGGCTGCGCGCCGACGGCGTGGACCCGAACGCGATCCGGCTCGCCCTGTTCGCCGGCCACTACCGCAGCGACCGCTCGTGGACCGACGACCTGCTCACCACCGCCCAGCAGCGGCTGGCGCGGTGGCGGGAGGCCGCGACGCTGCCTGCCGGGCCCGAGGCCGACGACACCGTCGCCCGCCTGCGCGACCACCTGGCCGACGACCTCGACACGGTCAACGCGATGCGGGCGATCGACGCGTGGGCCGACGAGGCGCTGCGGCAGGGCGGGCGCGACACCGGCGCGCCCGGCCTGATCCGCGTCGCGGTCGACGCGCTGCTGGGCGTCGAGCTCTGA
- a CDS encoding GH25 family lysozyme produces MAAKRIFRLVAVVTALVAGFAPAVASAQPAAQIAGFDISASQGVPDFAAAKAAGAGFVFVKDTAGVGYVNPNFLAQFRGAKAAGLYRSAYHYARPDKTGGAEQAAYLHTHDGKWFADGMTLPPTLDLEDTPNTPACYAKSPADMVAWIRDFSTELKRRTGHTPIIYTTNRWWKACTADSTAFAADHVLWLARYNTTMGEVPGGWTAKFWQSAVAGPLPGNQDTFFGTIDELRSLTAS; encoded by the coding sequence GTGGCAGCGAAAAGGATCTTCCGGTTGGTGGCGGTGGTGACGGCCCTCGTGGCCGGGTTCGCGCCCGCGGTCGCCTCGGCGCAGCCCGCGGCGCAGATCGCCGGGTTCGACATCAGCGCCTCGCAGGGGGTGCCCGACTTCGCTGCCGCCAAGGCCGCGGGCGCGGGTTTCGTGTTCGTCAAGGACACCGCGGGCGTCGGGTACGTGAACCCGAACTTCCTGGCGCAGTTCCGCGGCGCGAAGGCCGCCGGCCTGTACCGGTCGGCTTACCACTACGCCCGCCCGGACAAGACCGGCGGCGCCGAGCAGGCCGCGTACCTGCACACCCACGACGGCAAGTGGTTCGCCGACGGCATGACCCTGCCGCCGACGCTGGACCTGGAGGACACGCCGAACACGCCTGCCTGCTACGCGAAATCGCCCGCGGACATGGTCGCCTGGATCCGCGACTTCAGCACCGAGCTGAAGCGGCGCACCGGGCACACGCCGATCATCTACACGACGAACCGGTGGTGGAAGGCGTGCACGGCGGACAGCACCGCGTTCGCCGCCGACCACGTTCTCTGGCTGGCCCGCTACAACACCACGATGGGCGAGGTGCCCGGCGGCTGGACGGCGAAGTTCTGGCAGTCCGCCGTCGCCGGCCCGCTGCCCGGCAACCAGGACACGTTCTTCGGCACGATCGACGAACTGCGGTCGCTGACCGCTTCGTGA
- a CDS encoding TetR/AcrR family transcriptional regulator: MGHREELLAAARRLLEEKGYAHITARDLVAASDTNLHSIGYHFGSKAGLLNAAIGEVFEEWTDKLSSIAMAEPAVPPIERGRRAWAAMLDSLPASRALLLSYVEALAQAERAESLREQFAEQYRRCRAKVAELVARSLADGTTADDPRCQAVASFVIAICDGLAVQWLLDPDGAPTSEQLTAGLEAMWAASFPGA, encoded by the coding sequence GTGGGACACCGGGAAGAGCTGCTCGCCGCGGCGCGGCGGCTGCTGGAGGAGAAGGGGTACGCGCACATCACGGCGCGGGATCTGGTCGCGGCGTCGGACACCAACCTGCACTCGATCGGGTACCACTTCGGGTCCAAGGCGGGCCTGCTCAACGCCGCGATCGGCGAGGTGTTCGAGGAGTGGACCGACAAGCTGTCCTCGATCGCGATGGCCGAGCCCGCCGTGCCGCCGATCGAGCGCGGGCGGCGCGCGTGGGCGGCGATGCTGGACAGCCTGCCCGCCAGCCGGGCGTTGCTGCTGTCCTACGTCGAGGCGCTGGCGCAGGCCGAGCGGGCGGAGTCGCTGCGGGAGCAGTTCGCCGAGCAGTACCGCCGCTGCCGCGCGAAGGTCGCCGAGCTGGTCGCGCGGTCACTGGCGGACGGCACGACGGCCGACGACCCGCGCTGCCAGGCGGTGGCCAGCTTCGTGATCGCGATCTGCGACGGGCTGGCCGTGCAGTGGCTGCTCGACCCGGACGGGGCGCCGACGTCGGAGCAGCTCACCGCCGGGCTGGAGGCGATGTGGGCCGCCTCGTTCCCGGGCGCCTGA
- a CDS encoding cytochrome P450, translating into MSVETRSRTSTLPLPPGPRLPAGVQTVLFGNFRHVLMPLLRRRYGDLVRLNLYPERHVVQLADVEHIKAVFSGPADVFHAGEGNVILKPLMGPHSVLLTDEDVHLRARKLLMPAFHGAALRGYREMITELAEAEVASWTPGRMFRSHDRMQALTLEIILRVVFGVAEGPRLDELRALLTRIVDIGVLELFGWHNAKLRRFGPWRRYSLAQDRVDELLYAEIADRRKADDLDGRGDVLSRLLTVPAEEDRLSDAELRDQLITLLLAGHETTATALAWSFHELARDPARQRRAIEAADAGDEKYLEAVAKEAMRQHPVISEVARRLTRDIEIGGYRIPAGYTVMPSIALVQGDPAHHEDPAAFRPERFLDGGPASGTWFPFGGGVRRCLGAGFSLLEATIVLRAVLTRFAVEPDRARGEHSKPRHITMVPGRGARIAVIPR; encoded by the coding sequence ATGAGCGTCGAAACCCGGTCCCGGACGAGCACGCTGCCGCTGCCGCCGGGCCCGAGGCTCCCGGCGGGCGTGCAGACGGTACTCTTCGGCAACTTCCGGCACGTGCTGATGCCCCTGCTGCGGCGCCGCTACGGCGACCTCGTGCGCCTCAACCTCTACCCCGAGCGGCACGTGGTGCAGCTGGCGGACGTCGAGCACATCAAGGCGGTGTTCAGCGGACCGGCCGACGTGTTCCACGCCGGTGAGGGCAACGTCATCCTCAAGCCGCTGATGGGCCCGCACTCGGTGCTGCTCACCGACGAGGACGTGCACCTGCGCGCCCGCAAGCTGCTGATGCCCGCGTTCCACGGCGCGGCGCTGCGCGGCTACCGGGAGATGATCACCGAGCTGGCCGAGGCCGAGGTCGCGAGCTGGACGCCGGGCCGGATGTTCCGCTCGCACGATCGCATGCAGGCGCTGACGCTGGAGATCATCCTGCGCGTGGTGTTCGGCGTCGCCGAGGGGCCGCGGCTGGACGAGCTGCGCGCCCTGCTCACCCGGATCGTCGACATCGGGGTGCTCGAGCTGTTCGGCTGGCACAACGCGAAACTGCGCCGGTTCGGCCCGTGGCGGCGCTACAGCCTCGCGCAGGACCGGGTGGACGAGCTGCTCTACGCCGAGATCGCCGACCGCCGCAAGGCCGACGACCTCGACGGTCGCGGCGACGTGCTGTCCCGCCTGCTGACGGTGCCGGCCGAGGAGGACCGGCTCTCCGACGCCGAGCTGCGGGACCAGCTGATCACCCTGCTGCTGGCCGGGCACGAGACCACCGCGACCGCGCTGGCCTGGTCGTTCCACGAGCTGGCGCGCGACCCGGCGCGGCAGCGGCGCGCGATCGAGGCCGCCGACGCCGGGGACGAGAAGTACCTGGAGGCCGTGGCCAAGGAGGCGATGCGGCAGCACCCGGTGATCTCCGAGGTGGCGCGGCGGCTCACGCGCGACATCGAGATCGGCGGCTACCGGATTCCCGCCGGCTACACGGTGATGCCCTCGATCGCGCTGGTCCAGGGCGATCCGGCGCACCACGAGGACCCGGCGGCGTTCCGGCCGGAGCGGTTCCTCGACGGCGGCCCGGCGTCGGGCACGTGGTTCCCGTTCGGCGGCGGCGTGCGGCGCTGCCTGGGCGCCGGGTTCTCGTTGCTGGAGGCGACGATCGTGCTGCGGGCGGTGCTGACCCGGTTCGCGGTGGAGCCGGACCGCGCCCGCGGCGAGCACTCGAAGCCGCGGCACATCACGATGGTGCCCGGGCGGGGCGCCCGGATCGCGGTCATCCCCCGGTGA
- a CDS encoding helix-turn-helix transcriptional regulator: MTHHVPGRRAGVLRAIRETGPVGVAELAGRLGLHPNSVRFHLDQLVADGLVERVPGHARGPGRPAAEYRVPPVAARGRDRRYEVLAEILLTGGTGDPETAGAAWGRRLTARPETSAQVVRLLDELGFEPEQAADPHRIRLRHCPFLELASRHRDAVCSVHLGMLNGALANGPLRATRLLPFADPDACVVELGVADG, from the coding sequence ATGACGCACCACGTGCCGGGACGCCGCGCCGGGGTGCTGCGCGCGATCCGGGAGACGGGGCCGGTGGGAGTGGCCGAGCTGGCCGGGCGGCTCGGGCTGCACCCGAACAGCGTGCGCTTCCACCTGGACCAGCTGGTGGCCGACGGGCTGGTCGAGCGGGTGCCAGGCCACGCGCGCGGCCCGGGACGACCGGCGGCCGAGTACCGGGTGCCGCCGGTGGCGGCGCGGGGCCGGGACCGCCGCTACGAAGTGCTGGCCGAGATCCTGCTGACCGGCGGCACCGGCGACCCGGAAACGGCGGGTGCCGCGTGGGGCCGCCGTCTCACCGCCCGTCCGGAGACGTCCGCGCAGGTGGTGCGCCTGCTCGACGAGCTGGGCTTCGAGCCCGAACAGGCCGCCGACCCGCACCGGATCCGCCTGCGGCACTGCCCGTTCCTGGAGCTGGCGTCCCGCCACCGCGACGCGGTCTGCTCGGTGCACCTCGGCATGCTGAACGGGGCCCTCGCGAACGGCCCCCTGCGCGCGACGCGCCTGCTGCCCTTCGCCGACCCGGACGCGTGCGTGGTCGAGCTGGGAGTGGCCGATGGCTGA
- a CDS encoding cupin domain-containing protein has translation MRTTAHRHGPSETLPANIQEIAAAGDGAPGILWRLREEGRQLDANLVHLPAGERIGTHAEPDLDLLLVVVTGAGKLTTGDDTVDVGPGSLVWLAHGQARAIEAGPEGLSYLTVHRRRPGMRIGLR, from the coding sequence TTGCGCACCACGGCACACCGGCACGGCCCGAGCGAGACCCTCCCGGCGAACATCCAGGAGATCGCCGCGGCGGGCGACGGCGCGCCGGGCATCCTGTGGCGGCTGCGCGAGGAGGGCCGCCAGCTCGACGCGAACCTCGTGCACCTGCCCGCGGGCGAGCGGATCGGCACCCACGCCGAGCCCGACCTCGACCTGCTGCTGGTGGTCGTGACCGGCGCCGGGAAGCTGACCACCGGCGACGACACCGTCGACGTCGGCCCCGGCTCGCTGGTGTGGCTCGCGCACGGGCAGGCACGGGCGATCGAGGCGGGCCCGGAGGGCCTGTCGTACCTGACCGTGCACCGCCGCCGCCCGGGAATGCGGATCGGACTCCGCTAG